In Lathyrus oleraceus cultivar Zhongwan6 chromosome 2, CAAS_Psat_ZW6_1.0, whole genome shotgun sequence, the DNA window NNNNNNNNNNNNNNNNNNNNNNNNNNNNNNNNNNNNNNNNNNNNNNNNNNNNNNNNNNNNNNNNNNNNNNNNNNNNNNNNNNNNNNNNNNNNNNNNNNNNNNNNNNNNNNNNNNNNNNNNNNNNNNNNNNNNNNNNNNNNNNNNNNNNNNNNNNNNNNNNNNNNNNNNNNNNNNNNNNNNNNNNNNNNNNNNNNNNNNNNNNNNNNNNNNNNNNNNNNNNNNNNNNNNNNNNNNNNNNNNNNNNNNNNNNNNNNNNNNNNNNNNNNNNNNNNNNNNNNNNNNNNNNNNNNNNNNNNNNNNNNNNNNNNNNNNNNNNNNNNNNNNNNNNNNNNNNNNNNNtatatatatatatatattctttaTAATGAAGTATGAATGTCAGTGACGACAATGAAAGTCTATGTATAATTTTCAATCAAGGTGAAGATTGTTGGGtttggttgaaaatatacatgttaaAGAAGTCTCGCATCACTTAGTTTTGTGAATGAATAGAGAGTCCAAAGTTATATGTAGGATTCAAGTTTTTTGAAGTCTCAAATCGATTAGTTTGGACTCTCTATTCATTTACAAAACTAAGTGTTGCGAGACTTCTttaacatgtatattttcaaccaaccccaacAATCTTCACCTTGATTGAAAATTATACATAGACTTTCATTGTCGTCACTGACATTCATACTTCATTATAAAGAatatcaatatatatatatatatatatatatatatatatatatatatatatatatatatatataatatatatatatatatatatatatattatatatatatatatatatatatatatatatatatatatacacacgCGCGCGCGCGCCAAGAGTTACACTCACTCAATAACATcatattaaatatatattttttagaATCAATGGTTGAATTGAAAGGTATTATCCTATAGATAATACTTATAAAATTTGATATTAATTTATGATTATTTCATATGTTATCAAGATACATGAGTAAAAAAAAGTACTTTAATATAAAGTTAATTTTTATGTGATTTGAAAATATAGAAAATGATTATAGATtaaattcatatatatatatatatatatatatatatatatatatatatatatatatatatatatatatgataataTCTTTCAATCAATCTAACTattgattttaaaaaatatgtATCGGATATGATGTTGTTGAAAAAATATAACTCTTTATTCAAAATAATAATTGAAAGTGTTTAATAAACTTTTGATATACTAAATTTTCCCAACAATATATATACACCTATTAATTTATTTAACTTTGGTCAATGAATTTAATATATTCATTTGTATGTAACTTTTTCTAAAATATATATAGTGATTGGTAAATTTTAACTTCAGGATAAAGTAGTACTACTAATAATAATATTATTGGCAAATGTAATACTAATAAAACCTGCTAAATATGATAGAAATGTCTAATTCATGGTGCACCAATATATTAGAAAGGAAAAAGATACAAGAGAAGGGGGACAAGaccaaactcttgaagaaaaaCCAAACATAAAGTTGGAAAATTCGGAATTAAGAACAAGTTTACATTGAAGGCTCCATATATCATCAAGAGTGGAGAAAAGATCATTAGGATGAAGAGGATTGAAAGATGAATTCATCAGACTACTGAACCAATGCTAAAGGCTTGATGCAAATTAGTATTTGGTGAAGATGTGCAGAGTTGAGTCTTCATCAGCCCTGTAAATGATGCACATAGAAGGAATGTGACATCCTCTGATTTTAGATTATTATCACAAGGAATTCGATTGTGCATTAGTTTCCAAACAAGCAAGGATCTATAAGGGGGATGAAGCAGTTCCAAATTCTCTTGGTACAATGCACTAGATAGAGGTTTTGGGGACATGTGGTGCAAATAAACCTCCTTCAAGGAAAGAGGTCCTGAAGAAGAATGACTCTAGATCAAGTCATCCTCCTTGTGATCCAAAGGAATATTTATATTATTGATATAAGAAATAATGGAAGGAAAAGCTAGATGTATAACTGTAGGGAAAATCCAGTTACTATTAGAGATGAAATATTGCACTTTTGTTGAAAGATCATAGTTCAGTTTTTGATGGATTTGATCAACAAAAGTCGGGTCACACTAAGGATAAAACCAAAAATCAATTTAGCCCCATCACCAAGGAGCCATGAATAATTTTCCATGATCATCTAGAATTAGTGTTTGATGTTGCTTAAAATAGAATATGATGGCCAATGAACTTTTTCTTTCTCAACACTATATGCCTTAGCAGGGGTTGCCCAATGTTCTTGAGAGTGAAGAAACTCCCAATAGAGTTTCAAGTCAGATACTTAATTGAGCTCAGAGAAATCCTTACTGTCAAGGTCATCCTCAAAGGTAGGTGTATAAACCCTATCCTAAGAGACTGTGACCAGTTTCCTCTTACTGATGTCTCCATTCCATGAAAACTCCTCATCCACATCTTAACTTTCTTAATAAGATTAATAGACCAAGAATAAATGAGAATGCTATGAAGGAGCATACTATGAATGACACTTTTCACAAGCTGAACCCTCCCAACAATGGAGAGAAGAGATTCCTTCTAGGTTGAAAGCTGGATTTTTGATCTTGTCAGCAATACGTTTAAAATGCTTGGATTTAGATTTCCCTCTAAAAATAGGAACCCCTAAGTATGCTCTTGTCAACATAAAGTGATTCTGAGGATATCTTCATTTCTCTGCACCTTGTTATCAAATCAAGCTTGCCTTGTTCTAGAAGACTAATGATATCATTCTCATATATAGTGGAGAAGAGAAGAGGAGACAACGGTATGACTCCTCTTTAACATGAAGAATAAACATGTTGAGCTTCATTAAGAGAAATTGAAAGCTTTCGTGAGTGAAGAATAGTCtcaatttattcacaaaagattATGTAAAAACCAAATTGATTCGAAACTTTGATAATAAAATTTCAGTCAAGTGTGTCAAAAATTTTAGCTGTGTAAATCTTGATAAAAGGATTCCCACCAAAGTATTTGTTTTAAATGAGTTTGATGGATTCAGAGGTTATGTCAATCCAACCCCTTATGAGTCTTCCATGGATAAAGCATTTTTGTTTTTTTGAtatgatgaatgtcatgatgGTAGCAAGCCTATCCGTGAGGATTTTGAAAATGACTTTGAATTTGAAATTATCCATGGCTATGGATGGGCCTTTATTGATCTACAATGTCAACATTGTCCTTTTTAAATATGAGCACTATGGAATTAGAGTTAAAGTTTAACAAGATTTAGTTGGATGTGAAAAAATCTAGCACTTCTTGAATCACTTCCTCTTTAATGATGTCCCGATTATTTTTAGAAATAGAGGCCTCCAAACCCATCAGGTAGTAGTGTTTTTGGTGGCGGTGTTGATTTTTGCAAGCTTATGAAAGTAACAAGTGTTTCTGTCTCCTTCAAAGGCCCATTTGGTCCTTAGatttttctttccaaaaaaacTCTTCATAAGTAAAAGTTTGCTGCAGTTCCAATTAAGCTTGTTTTTCTTAGCTCACAAGCAAGTCAGAGTGACCATTGGTGTCAATAAGAATCTGCACTCCATCCACATTGGTCTCAGACTTATTAAGATTTTCATATATGTTTCTAAAAACAGTCTTGTTTCAAGCTTTAAGATTTTTTTTAAGGATATTTATTTTCTGTTTAGGATACACATAGGACATCCTACAACATTTGTGTTGCAGCTATCCATCACAAGTCTTTTGCAATCATGATGAAAAGACAAGATGTTGAAGAATCTGAACTGAGAGGGGTGATTAATGCCTTTAACATCAATTTGCAGCAAAAAGGAAAGTGGTCTTATAAAAGATAATGTTTGTATATAAGCTTAACTTGTCATTTACaataattaatattttcaaaatttaaTATTACAAAGTTATACATACAAAAATAGCAACCTCCCCcatttttcattaaaaatcatTTGACAATATTTTTTATCAAtatataagaaaataaattaaataaattcttaaaaatcatgaatttttttagAGACTGGTACctttaattaaaatttatttaaaattttaatttaaaataaacTATCAGAAAAAAAAAATGACAATGCATTTGATAATAAAATGATGGATATGGACCTAATAAAACTCATGAAATACCATAGCGTTTGCTAAAATagaagaaaaaataataaatatttaaagatataataaaaaataataataataattcgTCAAAATTATAAAATGACTCATAATTTAATACAAATATTTTTCTCAAAGCAACCTATAATAAAAGACGGAAAGGGTAAACAATTGATGATTTTAGACCGATGGAATATGTTTTTTCACTTGGCTTTGTCAATCAATTTTCCTTGTAGTATTAGTGTCTAGATGATCTTTTGTTTCTATTACTTGAATTGATGTGTTCATGTCACGTAATAAATGCTTGTGACTTCTTTTCTTGTTTGCTAGAATTGGTTCATTAACATGTGTCTTAAGGCACGTATTAacatttttcaaattaaaaattTAAGCTAATCTCATGCATTGTCACAAATCTGAGTAGAATTAGTCATACATATTAATTCAAACAACAAAATGTCTAACTTTTCACTATTTAGAGACCATGATTTTCAGAGATATCTCAAAATCATTAAGAGAGTGAAATATTAAAAGCACATGCATAAGAAAATAAGTCCAATCAAGACAAGGAACAAGATTAACTCAAGCTGAAGGAACAGGTGTGTCCTGGACTGATTGGCGCCATGCATACTCTCTTGCACCGTCCTTGTCAACAATTTTAATAACAAAGTTTGGAGGTGCCACAACCAACCTTGATCTGATTTCCACAATGCACTTATCAACAAGATCAATTGCTTCTTCCACAGACATTCCACTGTGGTAGTGTCTGTCCATCATTGAGAGTGAAAAATAGGAACCATAACCAAAAGCACCCTTTTCAAGCTTGTGAAGTGTTGCAATGTAGTCAATGTAGTATAGTGACGGCCCTGTTTCTTTGTCATAACCAGCAAGAAGGATGTTCACAGAGTAGGGATTCTGAAGAAAACCAAATTCAAGTATAAATGAACTCATTACTCATTAATCACAATGCAACATGGCTAATTAATTGCAGCCAAACAACATAAATCTATTCATATAGATAGCTGAATTTATAAAAGCTTTTAACTCTTTCTACATTTCTATGGACCAATATCAGGATTCGTAAGTGTTGAATCACCCATGGTGGGAGGACATGTTTTTTCTGTGTGTGACTGGAACTCGATAAGCCATTACCTAAATTATTAGGATATCACCACTTATGATAAAACAACTCAGGCTCTCACACTTACATCAAGCATGACCAGGAAATATTACCACGCGATTAATAAAATCAACATTCTCCACATCAATATACTATACCAATGGGTTGAGACACCACTGGTCCATAGAATAATTTCAACAACCATTCCATGACGACAGTAGCACACAGAGCTATTACCCAACTTGCCACTACCATTCCATGGCAACAAAAACACAAACTCAGCAGTTCCAATTATCCTCTCAGCAATCTATAAGTGATAAATCTCCTTCATCTGCGGCCAATCCAAATACCCATATCTCTATACATTTGAACTAAAGCAACAAATTTAATCACTCCATCAACTTTTACTAAATGTTTGTTTCTTTCCCTTTCACTCAATTGACCCCTATCCTTCACATTAATATGTATTGTAAAAAGCTAATGATATGATAATCCTGAAATTCCTTTAAGATTCCTGAGCAGAACATGAGAAAAAAACTTCCCTCAACCAAAAAAGTCAGACATATATGTAGGGAGTTCATTGAGCGATAAGCCAACCATAAACGACCAAGAGATGTATAGCAACTACAATTTACAATTTTGGGTAGCTCACGCGGTTTGAACTAAGGATTAAAGGAGTTAAAGTACAAGGCTCAAATCTCCATGAAGGAGAAAAATGCTAACATAATAACTAATAAACTAACATTCGCTTATAAAAAATGAAATGCTATCTGGACACATGATCC includes these proteins:
- the LOC127120927 gene encoding proteasome subunit beta type-2-B, producing MECVFGLVGNGFAIVVADTSAVHSILVHKSNEDKIMLLDSHKLVAASGEPGDRVQFTEYIQKNVALYQFRNGIPLTTAAAANFTRGELATALRKNPYSVNILLAGYDKETGPSLYYIDYIATLHKLEKGAFGYGSYFSLSMMDRHYHSGMSVEEAIDLVDKCIVEIRSRLVVAPPNFVIKIVDKDGAREYAWRQSVQDTPVPSA